The Paenibacillus spongiae nucleotide sequence GTCTTGGCGAAAACGAAGCTGCTTATCATTGGCCATCTGCGAGGCGCTCCCCTTTCCTATTAAAGACAATAAATGCAACAATCTATCCTCATCATAATAGCAAAAATCGGGAATTGTCAATGAGAAACAATGAGAAACAAGATAAAAACACAAGAATCAACAATGGAAAAGGCGATCTTTCTAAAAATCCAAAAACCCTTGATCCATCAAACTGGAATCAAGGGTTCGTTTCAGCCTATTGCATTATATGTGTGCTGAATCAATCAGATGCGGCAGGCGTTTCGGGACTCGAATCGAATTCGCCCTTAGGCGGACTGATCCAACGGTGAAAATACCGCTGATCATACAAGGCTTTAATTAGAATCATCAAGATCGGGGAAAGAATGACGCCGGCTATGCCGAATAGCGACATGGAAACGATCATGAACGCGAACATGGTAAACGCAGATACGCCGAGCGTCTCGCCGGTTATTTTGGGCTCGAGAAATTGCCGCGTCAATGTGACGACGAGCAGCAGCGCCGTAAGCCAGATCGCGAGCGACAGCTTGCCAACAATAACCAAGTAGATGATCCACGGCACGAATACGGCGCTGACGCCAAGCAGCGGCAGAACGTCGAATACAGCTGCAAGCAAGGAAATCGATAGCGCATTGTCTACGCCGAGAAATAACAGCGAGATGAAAATGACGATAAAGGTGACGGAGATTAGCTTCAGCTGCGATTTCAAGTAGATGCCAATGCCTGTGAACACATTATCTTTCAGAAAGAAGAACGCTGTCTTGAAGGTCTTCGGTGTCTTCTCGCGGGCCACTTTCTTCCAGTCTTTAATTTCAAGGCTTAAGAAGTACGCTAGAATAATTCCGATGCCGAAGTTAAAGATAAAGGTGGAGAACGAAGTCAAATACCCGCCTAATGATACGAGAAAGCTGGTGGCGATACGCTGTCCCCATTCCGTAATAGACGATATGGCATCCTGCGCTTTCTCGATGATACCGGGCGGAAGCGCTTTGTACTTATCCACCCAGACCGAAGCGTTCTGAGCGAATTCCTCGGCTAGAATTTGCTGATAAACGGGCAGCTTCTCAGCGAGGCCTGTTATTTGATTGGCGACGATAATGCCGGCTCCGACGAATGCGCCGACAATGACAAGCGTAAAGATAAGAATGGAAACCGCCGCGGCTATCGATTTCTTCAATCCGATCCGGGTCAGCCAGCGGGCAGGCGGTTCAATGAACATAAAGATTAGGAAAGAGAGGAATATCGGTGTAGCAATTCGATACAAATAACTGAACGCGAACATAATCAAATAGACCGTCAAGGCGATGAGCGCGATGTCGAACGCGGTTCGCCAATATTTACGGTAAAAGGAAATCATGCTTTCTAACTCCTCTTCTTCAGTATAGATTTGGATCATCACGATTGTACTATATATTCCAAGTGTTGCCTAATTAAACTTGTTCAAAATAGGTGGTGCTCCGTTATTTCATGGTACACCTATATGACAACAACCATAGCCGTTCTTATCAGGTGTATGTTACAATAAAGTAGGCATCTGAAGCAGCACCGCCTTCCAGGGTTGGACAGGGGATTGAAACAGGATGGTGGGGAAACGGACATGGAAAATTTATTTCTTTGGGGTTTTTACATTTTGACGTTTTACGCTTTTCTCCCGGGACTGATCAGCCGTACGTTCGGTTTTCGGGTTTTCAAGAAAGGACGGGCGAAGAACGAAATCGCGCTTACATTTGACGATGGTCCTGATCCGGTTTATACGCCGCAGCTGCTGGATCTGTTAAAGAAATTCAATGCGAAGGCGACGTTCTTTGTAGTCGGCATTCATGCGGAGAGACATCCTGAGCTGTTGCGCCGCATGCACGAGGAAGGACATGTCATTGGAATCCATAACTACGTGCATAAGAGCAACTGGTTCATGAGACCGGGAACGGTCAAGAAACAAATTCACCGAACCTCGGAAATTATTAAGAAGGTAACGGGCGAGCGTACCGTTTATTATCGTCCGCCATGGGGGATCGTCAATTTATTCGATTTCTCCAATTTAGGCTACCTGCAAATTATTTTATGGTCGGCGCTGTTCGGCGACTGGCGCAGTCGGGTAGGATCCGAACGATTGCAGAAGCGTATGTTTAAGAAGCTCCGCCCGGGTGAGGTGCTGCTGCTGCATGACTGCGGGGCTACCTTAGGTGCCGATCGCGATGCGCCCGCCAACATGCTGGCGGCGCTTGAGCCTTTTCTGGAAGCAGGCAAGCATCGTGGATACGAATTTGTCACCGTACCCGATATGATTAAGATCACTGACCGAAACAAGTCCTTGAAGCCCTCAATCAGCTGGTATAAACGAACAATCGTAGCCGGCTGGATGGCTTGGGAGCGGTTGTTTCACGTTCTGTTCCGCATTGAATCCGGCGGTACGGATTCCGTCTTCCACATTCGGGTTGTACCGTACCATGGCAAAACCCTTCACCTCTCTGACGGACAAACAATCGAAGATAAAGATGAAGTCATTGAGCTTCACTTCGATAACGGCAAGTTATACCGCTTGATGACGGAGTCGCGGTCAGTCATGCATGTCGCCATTCGCCTCATTCGCGAGGTGGAGCAGGCTCTGCCGAAGCTGGCGGCAACAATAGCCGGCCGTAAGGATTATGAACGCGTCAGAGGATTGTACGGGATCAGCATGATAAACAAAGGTGCGGAGCAATTCGGGTTTAGTGTGCTGGAGCTTCCCAAAGGGCTGTTCGACAAAATGACGCGATTGTACTTGAAGTTTCTGCTGCGGGTGCTTCATCCGTCCGGCAAGAAGCGGGTGAAGGATCAGGGAGGGCGGCTGTCGCCACGAATAATCGCCATGTCAATGGAGGAATTTAACCGTCGTTACGGGAAGGAAGAGTCGTTGAAGCCGCTGTGGAAATCGGCAGCGGGGTATGAAGAGAATCTTCAGCCATCCAACCGGACGACACTATCGCATAGCACGTACGACAACGCCAATGCCGCGAGGGAGTTTACGCCCTAACGGCATTTTTCCGTTGAGGCTGTTCTTTGCGTATGAGAAAACCAAACAAAGCGCCAGGAGTCGTCCGTAGACGTTTTCTGGCGCTTTGTTTGGTGTAATGCCGATTATATTTTCATAACGCCGCCTGTGCTGGCATTCGTGACGAGGTGTGCATAACGGGCCAGATAGCCCTTCTTCACCTTAAGCTCGAAGCCGCTCCAGTTCGCTCTGCGGCGATCGAATTCTTCATCGCTGATAAGCAGGTTCATCGTGCGGTTGTTCAAGTCCAGCTCGATCAGATCACCGTCTTCAACGAACGCGAGCGGGCCGCCTTCTGCCGCTTCAGGCGAAACATGTCCGATGCTGATGCCGCGGGAAGCGCCGGAGAACCGTCCGTCGGTAACGAGACCGACTTTGGCGCCAAGACCCATGCCAACGATCTGGGAGGTTGGAGCGAGCATCTCTGGCATGCCAGGTCCGCCCTTAGGTCCTTCGTAACGGATGACGACGACATGTCCTTCTTTGATCTGGCCGGCTGCAATGCCTGCAAGTACTTCGTCCTGCGAATTGTAGCAGATGGCAGGGCCTTTCAAATAACCGCCGACGGACTTGTCCACCGCGCCGACTTTAATGATTGCGCCGCCTGGTGCAAGATTGCCGAACAGAACGGCCAGGCCGCCTTGCTCGCTATGCGGGTTGTCGATCGTGCGAAGCACCTCGGTATTCGTAATTTCGCAGCCTGCAACGTTCTCGCGGAGCGTCTTGCCGGTTACCGTTATAACTTCCCCGTTCAGCGCGCCTTCCTTCTTGAACAGCTCGTTAAGAACGGCGCTTACGCCGCCTGCCTCGTGAACGTC carries:
- a CDS encoding polysaccharide deacetylase family protein encodes the protein MTFYAFLPGLISRTFGFRVFKKGRAKNEIALTFDDGPDPVYTPQLLDLLKKFNAKATFFVVGIHAERHPELLRRMHEEGHVIGIHNYVHKSNWFMRPGTVKKQIHRTSEIIKKVTGERTVYYRPPWGIVNLFDFSNLGYLQIILWSALFGDWRSRVGSERLQKRMFKKLRPGEVLLLHDCGATLGADRDAPANMLAALEPFLEAGKHRGYEFVTVPDMIKITDRNKSLKPSISWYKRTIVAGWMAWERLFHVLFRIESGGTDSVFHIRVVPYHGKTLHLSDGQTIEDKDEVIELHFDNGKLYRLMTESRSVMHVAIRLIREVEQALPKLAATIAGRKDYERVRGLYGISMINKGAEQFGFSVLELPKGLFDKMTRLYLKFLLRVLHPSGKKRVKDQGGRLSPRIIAMSMEEFNRRYGKEESLKPLWKSAAGYEENLQPSNRTTLSHSTYDNANAAREFTP
- a CDS encoding AI-2E family transporter, whose product is MISFYRKYWRTAFDIALIALTVYLIMFAFSYLYRIATPIFLSFLIFMFIEPPARWLTRIGLKKSIAAAVSILIFTLVIVGAFVGAGIIVANQITGLAEKLPVYQQILAEEFAQNASVWVDKYKALPPGIIEKAQDAISSITEWGQRIATSFLVSLGGYLTSFSTFIFNFGIGIILAYFLSLEIKDWKKVAREKTPKTFKTAFFFLKDNVFTGIGIYLKSQLKLISVTFIVIFISLLFLGVDNALSISLLAAVFDVLPLLGVSAVFVPWIIYLVIVGKLSLAIWLTALLLVVTLTRQFLEPKITGETLGVSAFTMFAFMIVSMSLFGIAGVILSPILMILIKALYDQRYFHRWISPPKGEFDSSPETPAASD